The Henckelia pumila isolate YLH828 chromosome 2, ASM3356847v2, whole genome shotgun sequence genome includes a window with the following:
- the LOC140884733 gene encoding uncharacterized protein isoform X2, with product MPGPGPHMIYTLGSGQALLHATNGRFGPHHCLVYTINSFFGPDMGYFAEWLTSTLGLGRALGSSVEPWIHDPLYYVLILGLPLTLLYCWASRILLRKGLLDSASGIPLTRRQCFLLLSAGSSHFFLDHLFEENGHSTMYTWILSTGWWKSRAPINPDAVVVIAFLCTILICGFVYINRLKPLESLRKRTERSSRLILTVAIVYCLWCAIQVYLVRPPRPAVGEEADLGVLVFLGIYFFLPYWLCILSMNPPPKEFQDPTEQLPL from the exons ATGCCGGGCCCGGGCCCTCACATGATATACACACTCGGGTCGGGCCAGGCACTTCTTCATGCAACTAACGGGAGGTTCGGGCCGCACCACTGCCTCGTGTACACGATCAACTCCTTCTTCGGGCCGGATATGGGGTATTTCGCCGAGTGGTTAACTTCCACGCTGGGTTTGGGCCGGGCTTTGGGATCCTCCGTCGAGCCGTGGATACACGACCCCTTGTACTATGTTCTGATCCTGGGTCTTCCTCTAACGCTGCTCTACTGTTGGGCTTCGAGAATTCTCCTCCGCAAGGGTCTTCTTGATTCCGCCTCCGGG ATACCGCTAACGAGGAGACAATGCTTCTTGTTGTTATCGGCGGGATCATCGCATTTTTTCTTGGATCACTTGTTTGAG GAGAATGGACATTCTACAATGTACACTTGGATCTTAAGCACTGGTTGGTGGAAGAGCCGAGCCCCGATCAACCCTGATGCTGTCGTTGTAATCGCCTTTCTGTGCACAATCTTGATCTGTGGTTTTGTTTATATCAACAG ATTGAAGCCATTGGAATCACTGAGAAAACGAACCGAAAGATCCTCGAGGTTAATCCTCACAGTCGCAATCGTGTACTGCCTATGGTGTGCGATCCAGGTTTATCTGGTTAGACCACCGCGGCCAGCGGTCGGGGAAGAGGCTGATCTTGGAGTTCTTGTGTTTCTTGGCATCTACTTCTTCTTGCCTTACTGGTTGTGCATTCTTTCAATGAATCCACCACCAAAGGAGTTTCAAGATCCGACCGAGCAACTTCCACTTTAA
- the LOC140884733 gene encoding uncharacterized protein isoform X1, giving the protein MPGPGPHMIYTLGSGQALLHATNGRFGPHHCLVYTINSFFGPDMGYFAEWLTSTLGLGRALGSSVEPWIHDPLYYVLILGLPLTLLYCWASRILLRKGLLDSASGIPLTRRQCFLLLSAGSSHFFLDHLFEENGHSTMYTWILSTGWWKSRAPINPDAVVVIAFLCTILICGFVYINSRLKPLESLRKRTERSSRLILTVAIVYCLWCAIQVYLVRPPRPAVGEEADLGVLVFLGIYFFLPYWLCILSMNPPPKEFQDPTEQLPL; this is encoded by the exons ATGCCGGGCCCGGGCCCTCACATGATATACACACTCGGGTCGGGCCAGGCACTTCTTCATGCAACTAACGGGAGGTTCGGGCCGCACCACTGCCTCGTGTACACGATCAACTCCTTCTTCGGGCCGGATATGGGGTATTTCGCCGAGTGGTTAACTTCCACGCTGGGTTTGGGCCGGGCTTTGGGATCCTCCGTCGAGCCGTGGATACACGACCCCTTGTACTATGTTCTGATCCTGGGTCTTCCTCTAACGCTGCTCTACTGTTGGGCTTCGAGAATTCTCCTCCGCAAGGGTCTTCTTGATTCCGCCTCCGGG ATACCGCTAACGAGGAGACAATGCTTCTTGTTGTTATCGGCGGGATCATCGCATTTTTTCTTGGATCACTTGTTTGAG GAGAATGGACATTCTACAATGTACACTTGGATCTTAAGCACTGGTTGGTGGAAGAGCCGAGCCCCGATCAACCCTGATGCTGTCGTTGTAATCGCCTTTCTGTGCACAATCTTGATCTGTGGTTTTGTTTATATCAACAG CAGATTGAAGCCATTGGAATCACTGAGAAAACGAACCGAAAGATCCTCGAGGTTAATCCTCACAGTCGCAATCGTGTACTGCCTATGGTGTGCGATCCAGGTTTATCTGGTTAGACCACCGCGGCCAGCGGTCGGGGAAGAGGCTGATCTTGGAGTTCTTGTGTTTCTTGGCATCTACTTCTTCTTGCCTTACTGGTTGTGCATTCTTTCAATGAATCCACCACCAAAGGAGTTTCAAGATCCGACCGAGCAACTTCCACTTTAA